AAGGGGACAGGATCATGGAGACGCTGGGGGCGCCGTGCCCCGCCTGTTCCGATTATGCGCGATTCCCGCATGACCCCTCATGAAGGAGGGAGGGGCGGCCGGAAGATGGGGCCGCCTGCTGGAAAACACTGCCACTTTGCACACTGGCTGTTTGTCGTGCTTTGGGCTATGGTCAGGCGGCGTCCGCCGGAGGCGGACGGGAATGTTTCAGAGCCCTTGCAGGAGCGATTATGGAAAGACAGGCCGATTGGCGACAGGAAAAAGCACAGGCACTGGCCCGTGCCCGTGTGGTGGTCATCAAGGTGGGCAGTGCGGTATTGACCGATGCCCGGGGGCTGGGCACGCCCGTGCTGGAAAGCCTGGCCCGTCAGATGGCCGCCCTGCGCACCGCGCCGGACGGGCATGAACGCCGTCTGGTGCTGGTCTCTTCCGGGGCCGTGGCGGCCGGTCGCGCCGTCCTGCGTGCCCACGGCCACAGCGGCGAGACCTCCGGCCTGTCCGCCCGCCAGGCGGCTGCCGCTGTGGGACAGGGCCAGCTCATGCGCGCCTGGGACGAGGTCTTCCGCGCCCATGATTTTCCCACCGCGCAGGTGCTGCTCACCCGCGACGACCTGCGCGCCCGGCAGCGCTTCCTCAATGCCCGCAACACCTTTGCCGAGCTCATGGACTGGGGCGTGCTGCCCATCGTCAACGAGAACGACACGGTTTCGGTCAGCGAGCTCAAATTCGGTGACAACGACTGCCTGGCCAGCCTGCTGGTCAACCTTATCGGTGCCGACCTCTACATCAACCTGACCTCGGCTCCCGGCGTCTACGCGGCCAACCCGCAGGACGTGCCCGACGCGGGCATCCTGGAATGCGTGGAGGACGTGGCGGGCCTGGATCTGGGCCGCATGTGCGGCGGCAAGACCAGCGTGGGCACCGGCGGCATGTATTCCAAATTGCAGGCCGCGCGCCGTGCCGCCCAGCTGGGCGTGCCCACCCTCATCCTGCCCGGCCGGGAGGCGGACGTGCTGGCGCGCGCCTTTGCCGGCGAGGCCGTGGGCACCTGGATCCGTCCCGAGGAACACGCCATCCCGCGGCGCAAGTTCTGGCTGGCCTACCAGTCCGATCCGGCGGGCACGGTGCTGGTGGATGCCGGTGCGGCCGAGGCCCTGCTCAGCAAGGGCGGCAGCCTGCTGCCCGGCGGTGTGCGGCAGGTGCTGGGCAATTTCCAGAAAGGCGCGCTGGTGCGCGTGGCCCGCCTGGGCGAGAGCGACAGCCACGCCGGCCTGGGCGTGGGCCTGTCCAATTACAGCGCCGCGGACCTGCGCAAGATCATGGGCCTGCGGCGCCATGAGGTGGCCGCCATCCTGGGCGACGCCCATTACCCCGAGGTCATCCACCGCGACAATCTGCTCATGGATGCCGCCGTCTAGGCGGTACATCCTTTCCCGGGCAGGAGAGCCTGTGCGGCATGGCCGCCGGTGCCCGCGGGCGACGGCTCAGGGGCACGGCGTCCGGGGGCGTCATCCGGGGGGCGGGCCCTTCCACGGGCGCGGACGGGGGCCCGGGTACGGCGTGTGCGCGGCCTGGCGGACCGCGCGGAACGTATTTTTCAACGCGCTGCCTGCGGAAGGCCTTGTGCCGGATGCGGCGGCATGATCAGGGAGGGACCATGTCCGGCAAACACACTGTCATGACGCCCGGGGCGGCCATCGCCGCCTGTTTCGGCAAATTCGCCCGCTGCTACGGTCGCAGCTGCCGGGCCGAGTTCATCTGGTTCCTGCTGTTCTTCCTGGTCCTGGGGGCCCTGGCCGTGTGGTTCACCTCGCCCATGATCGTGGGCATGCTCTGGGCCCTGCTGATGATCCCGCTCAGCGCCGTGGGCATCCGCCGCCTGCATGACCTGAACCTGCCCGGCGGCATCTGGACGGTCTGGCTGACCATCACCGTCATCCTGCCCATGTTCGGCCTTTCCAACTACATGAACAACGAAGGGCACCTTTCGGATTACATGCTCTATCTGCACTATGCCTGGCTGTTCATCACCGGCACGCTGCTGCTCTTCCTCTGCTTCGCCGGCGGACAGGAAGGCCCCAACAAGTACGGCCCGGTGCCGTGCGTGAAGGCCGCCGCTGCCGCGGACGAGGAAGAGGGGGCCAAAGAAGGCTAGGCCACTATTCCCTGTTCGGGAGACACCTGATGAAGCGGAGCCCGGTGGCCCCGCTTTTTTTATGCGCACAGGAACAGCGCAAAGATCGCCAGGCTCTCCATGCAAGGCCCTCAAAACCATTTCTCGCGCTGGGCATCCCTGTGCCGCCAGTCTGTTGCCGCGCATATCCGCCTGCCATCAAAAAAGCCCCACGGTCCGCCGCATGGCGGACCGTGGGGCTTGGACAAAGCGCGCTGGGGAGGGATGGGGGTACGGGGGAAGGGGACCCCTCTCGCGCCAGCAGAGGGGGCCCCTTCCCCCGTCCAGCTGGTTACGCGAAGTCGTAGCCGGCCTGCAGGGCCTTGGCGTTGACCGGGATCAGCTTGGCGTAGTGGGCGCTGACCACGCGGTTGAGGGCCTCCTGCACGGCGTCCAGGGGCAGGGAGCCGGTGGCCTTGATCCAGGCGCCCAGGGCCACCATGTTGGCCAGCTTCACATTGCCCAGTTCGTGGGCGATGTCGTTGACCGGGATGTAGACCGTGCGGTGCCTGCCGTCCAGCAGGCCTTCGGAGATGAGCGAGGCGTTGACGATCTGCACGCCGTCGGGGTGCAGGCGGGGCTGGAACTTGGCCAGCGAGGGCTCGTTGAGCACGATGATGGAGCGGGGCGTGTTGACCAGGGGCGAGCCCACGGGATGTTCGTCCAGCACCACGGTGCAGTTGGCGGTGCCGCCGCGCATCTCGGCGCCGTAGACCGGGATGAAGCTCACTTCGAGGCCGTGTTCCATACCGGCCTGGGCCAGCAGGTTGCCGATGAGCATGACGCCCTGGCCGCCGAAACCGGCGATGATGACGTCCTGATACTTAGCCATGCTGCACCTCGCTTTCGGCCTGGGCGGTCACGTCTTTGTACACGCCCAGAGGGAATACAGGGATCATGGCCTCGCTGATGCGCCTGTTGGCGCTGACGGGGTCCATATGCCAGTTGGTGGGGCAGCCGGAGAGCAGCTCCACGAAGCCGAAGCCCAGGCCCTGCAGCTGCACTTCGAAGGCCTTGCGCAGGGCCTTCTTGGCCGCGCGCACATGCTTGACGCTGTCCAGGGCGCAGCGCTCGGAATAGGCCACGCCGGAGAGCTGGGCCATGAGTTCGGCCATGCGGATGGGGCCGCCTTCGTGGCGGGCCATGTCGCGGCCGCGGGGGCTGGTGGTGGTCTTCTGGCCCAGCAGGGTGGTGGGGGCCATCTGGCCGCCGGTCATGCCGTAGACGGTGTTGTTGATGAAGATGCCGGTGATGAGCTCGCCGCGGTTGGCCGCGTGGATGGACTCGGCCAGCCCGATGGCGCCCATGTCGCCGTCGCCCTGATAGGTGAAGACCACGCTTTCGGGACGGGCGCGGCGCACGCCGGTGGCCACGGCGCAGGCACGGCCGTGGGGGGCTTCGAGCCCGTCCACGTTGAAGTAGTCATAGGTGAAGGTGGCGCAGCCCACGGAGGCCACCAGGATGGTCCTGTCGGCCACGCCCAGCTCGTGCAGCACCTCGCTCACCAGTCGGTGGGCGATGCCGTGGTGGCAGCCGGGGCAGTAGTGGGTCACGCGCTCGTTGAGCACGGGATTGGTGTCGAAGACCAGGGTCTCGCCATCCTGGGGCACAAGGGCCTGTTCAAGTTCGTGCGCGTGCATCTTAGTTCTCCTTGCAGGCCTGACGGATGGGATCTTCCAGGGCATCGGCGCCGATGAACAGGCCGGGCATGACGCCGTGCCAGTCCACCCTGGCGTTCTCGCCCATGAGGGACAGGCGCACGTCTTCCACCATCTGGCCGGTGTTCTGTTCGATGACCAGAAAGCGGCGGCCCGGAGCCAGGGCGCGCAGGGCGCCGGCCGGGAAGGGATAGAGCGTCTTGGGACGGAACAGGCCCGCCTTGAGGCCTTCTTCGCGCAGCTTGCGGACGGCGCTGCGGGCGATGCGGGCCATGGAGCCGAAGGCCACCACCACGAGTTCGGCGTCGTCGGTGTTCCAGCATTCGGCGCAGGCTTCGGCCTGCATGGCGGCGTATTTTTCCATGAGCAGGCGGTTGCGGGCGGCCAGGGCGCCTTCGGCCAGGTACACGGACTTGAGCAGACGGGGCCTGGCGCCGGGGCCGCGCTTGCCGTAGCCTTCCATGCGCCAGGGCGCGGCCAGTTCGGCCAGGGCCTCGGGGCTCAGGGCGTCGGCCGGGGGCTGGCGTCGCACGGGCTCCTTGATCTGGGCCACGATGGCGTCGCCCAGCAGCATGACCGGGTTGGCGTACTTGAAGGCCAGGGCGAAGGCGAGGAACATCATGTCATAGCATTCCTGCGCCGTGGAGGGGGCCAGCACCAGGTTGCGGTGGTCGCCGTGACCGCCGCCCTTGACGGCCTGGAAGTAGTCGCCCTGCGAGGGGCCGATGTCGCCCAGGCCCGGGCCGCCGCGCTCCATGTTGACGATGACGGCGGGGATATGGCTGCCCGCCATGTAGGAGATGCCTTCCTGCATCAGCGAGATGCCGCAGCTGGACGAGGAGGTCATGGCCGGGATGCCGCAGGCGCCGGCGCCCAGCAGCATGTTGATGGCGGCCACTTCGCTCTCGGCCTGCACGAACTGGCCGCCGCATTCGGGCAGCCGGAGGGACATGGTCTCGGGGATCTCGTTCTGCGGCGTGATGGGATAGCCGAAATAGCAGCGGCAGCCGGCGTCCAGGGCGCCAAAGGCCACGGCTTCATTGCCTTTGATGAGAATGCGGTCGTGACTCATGCGGTCTTCTCCGTTTTTTGGGATTTGAAGACACGGATGGCCACGTCCGGGCACATGAGCGCACAGGAGGCGCAGCCCGTACAGCGGCCTTCGGTTTCCATCACCTCATAGCCCTGGCGGTTGAACCGTCCCGAGGGGCGAATGATGTGCGCCGGGCAGACCGCTGCGCACAGGCCGCAGCCCTTGCAGCGTTCTTCCAGAAAAACAATTCGCGACATGCTGTTCCCCTGATCGATACAGGTTGCGCATGGCGCGGCATCCTGCCACAGGGTGCCTCTCCATGCGGATGTTTGTCTCGTGCCCCGAAGGGCTGCTTGCCGGATGCCGTCTGCCCCGTGTGCGGGAGCGGGGCATCCCCAAAAGATATCTTTCGCGCGGCGCTGCCGGTGGCCCCCCCGCACGGATGCCGCCTACCGGATGAGCATGGCATCCCCGTAGGAGAAGAAGCGGTAGCCTTCCTTCACGGCCTCCTGATAGGCCTCCAGGATGCGTTTGCGGCCCGCGAAGGCCGAGACCAGCATCAGCAGGGAGGACTCGGGCAGGTGGAAATTGGTGATGATCCCGTCCACCACGCGGAAGGGACGGCCGGGATAGAGGAAGATGTCCGTCCAGCCGGCAAAGGGCTTGGCCCGGCCGCAGACCTGGGCCACGCCCTCCAGCGTGCGCACCGAGGTGGTGCCCACGGCGATGACGGGCCGGTGCCGGGCCTTGGCCTCGGCGATGGCGTCGGCCGTCTCTTCGGGCAGTTCCACATATTCCCGGTGCATCTGGTGGTTGCGGATGTCCTCGCAGCGCACGGGGCTGAAGGTGCCGTAGCCCACATAGAGGGTCACTTCGGCCCACTGGAAACCGCGGCGGCGCAGGGTCTCGCGCAGCTCGTCGGTAAAGTGCAGGCCCGCCGTGGGCGCGGCCACGGAGCCGGTCTTCTCCTCGCGGGCGTAGATGGTCTGGTAACGGCTGAAATCTTCCTCGGCATCGGAGCGCTTGATGTAGGGCGGCAGGGGGATGTGCCCGGTGGCGGCGAAGGCCTCGGCCACGTCGCCCTTCCAGCACATGCGCACACGCCGGTGGCCGAAGGTGCCGCATTCGAGGATGGTCACACTGATGCCCGCGCCGAAATGCAGGGTCTCGCCTTCGCGCACGCTACCCCCGGAACGGATCAGGCCGCTGACCTCGGCGCACCAGGTGTCCTCGCGGCCCTTGACGGGCGTGGCGTCGGCCCGCACCAGCGGCAGGGGCGTCAGCAGCAGGAATTCCACCTTGCCGCCGGTACTGCGGCTGCCCAGCAGCCGTGCCTGCAGCACGCGGGAATTGTTGGCCACCAGCAGGGCGCCTTCGGGCAGGCAGTCCGGCAGGTCGCTGAACATGTGGTGTTCCAGGCCCAGGGCACCGCTGCGGCGCATGGTCAGCAGGCGCGACGCGCCCCGCTGGTCCGGGGGATACTGGGCTATCTGCTCCTGGGGCAGCTCATAGGTATAGTTTTGCAGCAGAAAATCATCTTCGGAAACGAAAACAGGCGGCATGGTTTTTTCCTTCATTACTCTCCGGGCCGCGGGGCGGCCGCAACATCTGCCGTCGGGACAGGGCCGGGCGATGCCGTTTTTTCCTGTCCGCCCCGTACGGGGAGGCGCAGCCGGGCAGCCGGAGAGACGCTTGTCAGTCCGTGCCGGAGAGGCTATCCTTTTCGGGCTGTCCGGCCTCCCGGACGACAGTTGAAGGAGTATAGCCAATGCGACGCCTACTTGTCACCTTGATCCTTGGGGTCTCCCTGGCCAGCGCCGCCGGTTGCGCCGACCTGGGCATCAGCAACCCCTTCGAATCCTCTCCGGCCGCCACGCACAGCCAGCTGCTGGGCATCGGCCTGCCCGCGGGCATGGAGCTTTCCGCGCAGCACTGCGCGCGCACCACCGGCAGCGACGGCCAGCCCCAGGGCATGGAGACCGCATACGGTCAGGCCGACAGGATGCAGGTGGCGCAAAGCCTGTTCAGCTCCATGCAGGGCGCGGGCTGGAACCTGCGCATGAGCCTGCGCAAGGCCGACCGCATCATGCTGGCCTTCGAGAGCGGCAACCGCCTTGCCGTGATCAGCCTCTCCTCACAGACGGTCTACAGCTGCGTGGCCGAGATATGGGTCTCGGAAAAGCTGCCCGACGGATCTTCCCTGAACCTCCTGCCCCTGCGCGGCGAAGGCAGCCAGAGCGGCGGCTTTGGCGGCGGTCCCGGCGGCGGCTTCGAGAGCAGCGGGCCTGCCACGGGCGGCGGTTTCGAGACGCCCGACGGCGGCGGCACCCCGCCCCCGGTGGGCACCAGCGAGAGCTGGGGCTCCTCCTCCGGCAGCGGTCTGCAGGAGCGTCCGCTGTGAGCGCGTCGCCCTTCCGCAGCAGCCGCCGTTTCGCGGGCAGGCGCCTGCATCTGGGCGTGTGCGGCTCCATCGCCTGCTACAAGGCGCTGGATCTGCTGCGCGCCCTGCACGCCCTGGACATCCACGTTTCCGTCACCCTCACCGACGGCGCGCGCCGTTTCGTGACGCCCCTGCTCTTCGAGGCCCTGGGCGCCATGCCGGTCTATGGCCGCATGTTCGAGGGCGACGAGGTCTTCGATCATCTGGAACCGGGCCAGCGGGCCCAGGCCATGCTGGTGGCCCCGGCCTCGGCCGACGCCCTGTCGCGTCTGGCGGCCGGAGCGGCGTCGGACATGCTTTCGGCGCAGGCGCTGGCCTTTGACGGGCCGCTGGTGGTGGCCCCGGCCATGAACCCGCGCATGTGGCGGCATCCGGCCACGCAGGACAATGTGGCCACCCTGCGGCGGCGCGGGGCCGAGATCGTCGTGCCCGGCTGCGGCGGCACGGCCTGCGGCGATACCGGCCAGGGCCGTCTGGCCCCGGTGGAGGACCTTTTCCTGGCCGCCCTGCGTGCCCTTTCGCCGCAGGACATGGCGGGACAGCGCGTCATGCTGACCATGGGGCCCACCCGCGAGAAGTGGGACGGCGTGCGCTACTGGACCAATCCCAGCAGCGGCACCATGGGCGCGGCGCTGGCCACGGCCGCCTGGCTGCGCGGGGCCGGGGTCACGGCCGTGTGCGGGCCCGGCTGCCCCGACCTGCCCGCCGGGGTGGAGCGCATCGGCGTGGGCAGTGCCCGCGAGATGTTCGAGGCCGCGTCCGACTGCTGGCCCCATATGGACATGGGCCTGTTCTGTGCCGCCGTGGCGGATTTCTCGCCCGAGCCGCTGGGCCCGCAGAAGTTCAAGAAAGAAGGACGGCAGGACGGTTTCAGCATCCGCTTCACGGCCAATCCCGACATTTTGCGGACCCTGTCGCAGCAGCGGCGGGAAGGGCAGAAAGTGCTGGGCTTCGCGGCCGAGACCACGCCCGACATGGAAAGCCTGCTGGAGCTGGCCCGGGGCAAGCGCGCCCGCAAGGATGTCGACCTGCTGGCGGGCAACCGCGTCAACAGCGGTGACAGCGGCTTTGGCGCGGCCACCAACAGCATGGCCGTGGTGGACCGTACCGGCCATGAAGAGATCTGGCCCAACCAGAGCAAGGCCGACGTGGCCTGGGATCTTTGTTCGTGGCTTTTGCGCCTGTAAACCCGCTGGCGGCCCCCTGGCAGGCACGCGGCCTCCATTGCCTGCTCATGCCCGGGGATCTGCCCCCGGAGCTCTCCCTGTGCGCCATGCCGGATGCCGTCCCGGCCGCGCCCGTGCGCCGTCCGCAGCCTGCGGCCCCGCGGGCGCCGCGTCCCGTGCGTCCTTTGCCTTCCCAGCTGCATCAGGAAGACCGGGACCGTGCGTCCGCTGCGCCGGCCCAGGCCGTGCGGCAGGGATGTGCCCCTGCGGCTTCTCCCGCCGCTTCCGCTCCTGCGGCGCCCGCCCCGGAACAGCGGCGTCCGGCCCGCCCGCGGCCCGCGGAACAGGCCCCGGCAGCCGTCGCGGCGGCCAGGAGCTGGCGGCCCCTGCCGCCCCACGTCTGGCCCGCCGTCTGGCAGGAGCGTCTTTCGCGCACCCGGCAGGGACGGGTGGTCTGGACCTACTGGAACCTCGGCCCGGACCTTTGCGAGGCGCAGGCCCCGGGCAAGGCGCAGCGCAGCGCCTTTTTCCGCCGTCTCATGCAGGATCTGGCCTATCCGGCGGGCACCAGCACCTTCTGGCCCGCCTGCCTGCCCGATCCTGACGCCATGCCCGCCTCCCCGGCCCCGGCCGAGGGGGAGGACAGGCCCCGCTACCAGCCCAATGCCGACGTGTTCTGGTCCGGCGTGCAGGCCCTGCATGCCCGTGCCGTGGTGGTCATGGGCTCCGTGGCGGCCCGCGCCCTGGGGCTGCCCGCCGGGGTGCGTCCCCTCCAGCAGCTGCGCCATCGCGGCACGCTGGTCTGGGTGCTCTGGGACGTGGAATTCCTTCTTGACGAACCGCAGCGCTACGCGGCCATGCTGGCCTTTGTGCGCCGGGCGCTGCAACAGATCTCCAGACGCTGAAAACATCATGTTCACTGCTATCGGACTGATGCTCACGGGCATCGCCCTGGGCTTTGCCCTGCGCTCGTTCCAGTGGCCCGAACTGCTGGGCCGCGCCATCTCCCCCACCATCATGCTCATGCTCTTCGCCCTCGGCGTGGCCGTGGGCGGCAACAAGGCCCTGATGGCCGACCTGCCCGTGCTGGGCGGCAAGGCCCTGGTGCTCACCGTGGCCTGTGTGGCGGGCAGCATCATCTGCATCATGGCCGTGCGCCGCTTTTTCCCCGGTGCCGGGCCCCGGCGCCATGCGGACGCCGGGGACGGCAGCGAGGACGCGGGCGCGGCCATGAGCCTGCGCCATGACCGGGAAGACGGGGAGGGCCGGGCATGAGCGGGAGCCTGATGATCCTGGGCTGTTTCGTGCTGGGCGTGCTGCTGGCCCGGCTGGGCTGGATACCGGACTATTTCCTGGAGCACGACGGCACGCTCTATGTGCTCTATGCGCTGATGTTCCTGGTGGGCATCTCCATCGGGCACGACCGCCGTCTGGGCGAGATATTGCGTACCCTGCGGCCCCGGGTGCTGCTGCTGCCCCTGGCCACCACCGTGGGCACCTTTGCCGGGGCGGCCCTGGCCAGCATCACGCTGGCCTATTCCCTGAGCGAATGCCTGGCCGTGGGCTCGGGCTTTGCCTATTATTCCCTTTCGTCCATCTTCATCACCCAGTACAAGGGCGCGGAGCTGGGCACCGTGGCCCTGCTGGCCAACATCATGCGCGAGCTGGCCACATTGCTTTTCACGCCGCTCATGGTACGCTGGATCAGCCCGCTGGCCGCCATCTCGTGCGGCGGCGCGTCCACCATGGATTCCACCCTGCCGGTCATCACCCGCTTCGCGGGCAGGCAGTGGGTGTTCGTTTCCATCGTGCACGCCATGATCCTGGATTTCAGCGTGCCTTTCTGGGTGACCTTCTTCTGTACCCTGTAACGCAAGGAGCTGCGTCATGGCCCGTATGCGTGCCGTCAAACAGCAACTGAAAGACCTGCTTTCCGCGCCCGACTGGCGTGACCATCTGCCCGGACTGCGCTCCATGGGGCAGCCCGCCGTGGGGCCGCTCTTCTCCTTCCTGCTGCTGGAGCCGCTCATGCGCCACAAGGCCGCCCTGGCCCTGGGGCAGGTGGTGGCCGGTCTGGAAGAGGGCAGCGCCGAGGACATGCACAACATCATGCGCCGCCTCATGTGGCACATGAACGAGGAATCCGGCAACATCGGCTGGGGCATCCCCGAAGCCTTCGGCGAAGTGCTGGCCGCCTGTCCCCGCGCGGCCAGGGAGTTCCACCGGGTGCTCATCTCCTATGTCATCGACCTGGGCCGGGACGACAACTTCTGCGACCACGGCCCGCTGCGCCGTTCCTGCTTCTGGGCCATCGGCCGCCTGGCCCAGGCCCGGCCGGAACTGGCCGCCAGCGCCCGGCCCTGGCTGCTCAAGGGCCTGGAGGACGAGGACATCCCCTGCCGCGGCATGGCCGCCTGGGCCCTTGCCCAGCTGCCCCGCGACTTCATGGATGCCCCGGCCCTGCGCCGTCTGGCCGAGGCCGGGCATGAGGAGATCTGCGAGATCTTCGACGGTGAGAAGATGGTCGAGAAGACCGTTTCCGGGCTGGCCCGCGAGGCCCTGGGGTAGAGTGATGCCATGCTGCGGGGGAGAGGGGGACTTTTTTTCTTGGAAAAAGTCCCCCTCTCCCCCTCAAGCTCCCCCTTTCCCTTCAAAAAACGCTGCTATGATCATTGGATGGGGAGCGTGGCGCCCTGTCCGTACCGTGTTCGATGGTCCCCCGGTGCTGCGGGGGATTTTTTTTGTGTCTGGTGGACGGGAAGCCGGGGAGGGAGGGGAGCAGGGCGCGAACGCCGTGTGGTGGACAGGAAGCCCGGGCGACAGGCCGATTGCGGCATGGCGGTACCCCCCTGCCGGTGCCGGGCCTATCGGATATGTGAAAAAAGGCCACCCGTTACGGGTGGCCTTTTGTGTTCATGGGGATGCCGGAGCAGGGGAGGCCCGCTCCGGGCGGCGTTTTTTACAGGCCCTTTTCCTGCATCAGGCAGATGAGGTCGCAGACGCGGTTGGAGTAGCCCCATTCGTTGTCGTACCAGGCCACGGCCTTCACCAGATTGCCGTTCTGCACGGTGGTGTAGGGCGCTTCCAGGATGGAGGAATGCGGGTCGCCCTTGAAGTCCATGGAGACCAGGGGCAGGCTGTTATAGCCCAGGATGCCCTTGAGGTAGGTCTCGCTGGCGTCCTTGAGGGCGGCCAGCAGGGTCTCGGTATCGGTCTCCTTTTCCAGGATGCCGTTGAAGTCCACCACGGAGACCGTGGGCGTGGGCACGCGCAGGGAATAGCCGGT
This is a stretch of genomic DNA from Desulfovibrio piger. It encodes these proteins:
- the proB gene encoding glutamate 5-kinase, giving the protein MERQADWRQEKAQALARARVVVIKVGSAVLTDARGLGTPVLESLARQMAALRTAPDGHERRLVLVSSGAVAAGRAVLRAHGHSGETSGLSARQAAAAVGQGQLMRAWDEVFRAHDFPTAQVLLTRDDLRARQRFLNARNTFAELMDWGVLPIVNENDTVSVSELKFGDNDCLASLLVNLIGADLYINLTSAPGVYAANPQDVPDAGILECVEDVAGLDLGRMCGGKTSVGTGGMYSKLQAARRAAQLGVPTLILPGREADVLARAFAGEAVGTWIRPEEHAIPRRKFWLAYQSDPAGTVLVDAGAAEALLSKGGSLLPGGVRQVLGNFQKGALVRVARLGESDSHAGLGVGLSNYSAADLRKIMGLRRHEVAAILGDAHYPEVIHRDNLLMDAAV
- a CDS encoding DUF805 domain-containing protein encodes the protein MSGKHTVMTPGAAIAACFGKFARCYGRSCRAEFIWFLLFFLVLGALAVWFTSPMIVGMLWALLMIPLSAVGIRRLHDLNLPGGIWTVWLTITVILPMFGLSNYMNNEGHLSDYMLYLHYAWLFITGTLLLFLCFAGGQEGPNKYGPVPCVKAAAAADEEEGAKEG
- a CDS encoding 2-oxoacid:acceptor oxidoreductase family protein, producing the protein MAKYQDVIIAGFGGQGVMLIGNLLAQAGMEHGLEVSFIPVYGAEMRGGTANCTVVLDEHPVGSPLVNTPRSIIVLNEPSLAKFQPRLHPDGVQIVNASLISEGLLDGRHRTVYIPVNDIAHELGNVKLANMVALGAWIKATGSLPLDAVQEALNRVVSAHYAKLIPVNAKALQAGYDFA
- a CDS encoding thiamine pyrophosphate-dependent enzyme; the encoded protein is MHAHELEQALVPQDGETLVFDTNPVLNERVTHYCPGCHHGIAHRLVSEVLHELGVADRTILVASVGCATFTYDYFNVDGLEAPHGRACAVATGVRRARPESVVFTYQGDGDMGAIGLAESIHAANRGELITGIFINNTVYGMTGGQMAPTTLLGQKTTTSPRGRDMARHEGGPIRMAELMAQLSGVAYSERCALDSVKHVRAAKKALRKAFEVQLQGLGFGFVELLSGCPTNWHMDPVSANRRISEAMIPVFPLGVYKDVTAQAESEVQHG
- the vorB gene encoding 3-methyl-2-oxobutanoate dehydrogenase subunit VorB — protein: MSHDRILIKGNEAVAFGALDAGCRCYFGYPITPQNEIPETMSLRLPECGGQFVQAESEVAAINMLLGAGACGIPAMTSSSSCGISLMQEGISYMAGSHIPAVIVNMERGGPGLGDIGPSQGDYFQAVKGGGHGDHRNLVLAPSTAQECYDMMFLAFALAFKYANPVMLLGDAIVAQIKEPVRRQPPADALSPEALAELAAPWRMEGYGKRGPGARPRLLKSVYLAEGALAARNRLLMEKYAAMQAEACAECWNTDDAELVVVAFGSMARIARSAVRKLREEGLKAGLFRPKTLYPFPAGALRALAPGRRFLVIEQNTGQMVEDVRLSLMGENARVDWHGVMPGLFIGADALEDPIRQACKEN
- a CDS encoding 4Fe-4S dicluster domain-containing protein, whose protein sequence is MSRIVFLEERCKGCGLCAAVCPAHIIRPSGRFNRQGYEVMETEGRCTGCASCALMCPDVAIRVFKSQKTEKTA
- the queA gene encoding tRNA preQ1(34) S-adenosylmethionine ribosyltransferase-isomerase QueA, producing the protein MPPVFVSEDDFLLQNYTYELPQEQIAQYPPDQRGASRLLTMRRSGALGLEHHMFSDLPDCLPEGALLVANNSRVLQARLLGSRSTGGKVEFLLLTPLPLVRADATPVKGREDTWCAEVSGLIRSGGSVREGETLHFGAGISVTILECGTFGHRRVRMCWKGDVAEAFAATGHIPLPPYIKRSDAEEDFSRYQTIYAREEKTGSVAAPTAGLHFTDELRETLRRRGFQWAEVTLYVGYGTFSPVRCEDIRNHQMHREYVELPEETADAIAEAKARHRPVIAVGTTSVRTLEGVAQVCGRAKPFAGWTDIFLYPGRPFRVVDGIITNFHLPESSLLMLVSAFAGRKRILEAYQEAVKEGYRFFSYGDAMLIR
- the coaBC gene encoding bifunctional phosphopantothenoylcysteine decarboxylase/phosphopantothenate--cysteine ligase CoaBC; translation: MSASPFRSSRRFAGRRLHLGVCGSIACYKALDLLRALHALDIHVSVTLTDGARRFVTPLLFEALGAMPVYGRMFEGDEVFDHLEPGQRAQAMLVAPASADALSRLAAGAASDMLSAQALAFDGPLVVAPAMNPRMWRHPATQDNVATLRRRGAEIVVPGCGGTACGDTGQGRLAPVEDLFLAALRALSPQDMAGQRVMLTMGPTREKWDGVRYWTNPSSGTMGAALATAAWLRGAGVTAVCGPGCPDLPAGVERIGVGSAREMFEAASDCWPHMDMGLFCAAVADFSPEPLGPQKFKKEGRQDGFSIRFTANPDILRTLSQQRREGQKVLGFAAETTPDMESLLELARGKRARKDVDLLAGNRVNSGDSGFGAATNSMAVVDRTGHEEIWPNQSKADVAWDLCSWLLRL
- a CDS encoding LysO family transporter — its product is MFTAIGLMLTGIALGFALRSFQWPELLGRAISPTIMLMLFALGVAVGGNKALMADLPVLGGKALVLTVACVAGSIICIMAVRRFFPGAGPRRHADAGDGSEDAGAAMSLRHDREDGEGRA
- a CDS encoding lysine exporter LysO family protein, with the protein product MSGSLMILGCFVLGVLLARLGWIPDYFLEHDGTLYVLYALMFLVGISIGHDRRLGEILRTLRPRVLLLPLATTVGTFAGAALASITLAYSLSECLAVGSGFAYYSLSSIFITQYKGAELGTVALLANIMRELATLLFTPLMVRWISPLAAISCGGASTMDSTLPVITRFAGRQWVFVSIVHAMILDFSVPFWVTFFCTL
- a CDS encoding DVU0298 family protein — translated: MARMRAVKQQLKDLLSAPDWRDHLPGLRSMGQPAVGPLFSFLLLEPLMRHKAALALGQVVAGLEEGSAEDMHNIMRRLMWHMNEESGNIGWGIPEAFGEVLAACPRAAREFHRVLISYVIDLGRDDNFCDHGPLRRSCFWAIGRLAQARPELAASARPWLLKGLEDEDIPCRGMAAWALAQLPRDFMDAPALRRLAEAGHEEICEIFDGEKMVEKTVSGLAREALG